A segment of the Panacibacter ginsenosidivorans genome:
CTACGCCATGTTCAGTTGTTGAGGCATCACTGTTTTCCTTTTGACAACTCAGAAAAAAAATAGCGCTTAAAACAGCTGAAATCAGCACGTTTTTAATTTGGTAGAGGAGTACATTCGTTTTCATGAGGTTCATTTTGGTGTTATTGAATTCATTCAGCTCTGCATCTCCGACCCATCCAGAATTGTTTGTTCCGAGGTTTTACATTTTTATAAACAATCTTCAATACGAGTTGAACAATGAAAAAGTTTTATTCTATCTCACAGGTAAAAGTATTTGATATGCCACTTTCCTCGCCCCCCCGAATGGGGGGATTTTAGAAGAATAATTATTTTTATGTTGTAATATTTTATAATTTACACCTGCATCAATTTCCGTCACGCATACTCGCCTCAAACGATAATAGTCTGTGAACAACATTCATATTTAGGTAAACTGATCCTGTATCAGTAAAAGACGCCATTCTAGCATTATCGATGATCAACAATTAACATAAATAAATTCCCTATGCTCATCCGCCGAATTGCAATTGTCCTTTTACTTACATTGCAACTAGTAGTTGCTACTGCTCAAACATCATCTTATGCAGATTCCCTTGAGCTGACACTAAAACGCTATCACTCGGTATATGACACGAATTATTTGAATACCCTGCTGAATATTTCATGGGTAAGACAATCGACAAATATTCAAAATGCTGACAGTCTTGCCCGACTAGCTTATAACCTTTGCACCAAAGCAAATTACCAAGTTGGAATAGCGCGTTCGCTTAATACATTAGGCTCAATAAGCCGTGCACATAATGACTTGGATTCAGCAAGAAAATATTTTAAAATGGCTTACCAAGTCAACGTTAAGATTGGAAATAAAAAACGTGCTGCCGAAAACCTTGGCAATCTTGGAATCATCTTTTCAAAAGAAAATCGAGTTGACAGTGCATTAAATTATTTTGATCAATGCCTGAATGTGTTTGAATCAATCAAAGACACCGGTGGCATTCTTGCATCCTACAGCAGTATTGCTGAATTACTTATCAGAACAAATGACAATATTGATGGCGAAAAATATAGCCGCAGACAAATGGCCATTGCGGAAACAATAAAAGACACAGCTCACTATGCAATTGGTCTGGATAATCTCGCGACCATAGCATGGAGAAATCATGATTACAAGGCTGCTTCAGACTATTACCTCGAAGCAGCGGGTTTTAAAGAAAAAATCGATAACCAATATGGGCTGATGTACACTTACGGCAATATAGGAATGACCTATAACGATCTGGGGAGATATTATGACGCTATCCGGTACATACGAAAAAGTCTCGCGCTATGCAGTGAGTTCCAGGATTCCATTCAACTTGCTGCTGGATATATAAACCTTGGCGTTTCATACATGCGACTGTTTGAATCTTCAAAAAACAAATCGACGTCCGATAGTGCTCAGCGCTACCTGATAACTTCCATTGACATTTTATCACGACAAAATGATATGGAGCAGTTGTCACAGGCATATTTTACGCTTCAGGAATTATATTCAAAAAAAAATATGTTCCATGAGGCTCATAACTATCTCTTGAAATACACGATGCTTCGCGATTCCTTTTTGACAAACGAGTATAACTCAAAAGTCGAAAAAGAATATCTGACAAAATTTGAGACAGAGAAAATAAAAAACGAGAAGGATAAAGCAGAAAATGAAAATGAACTAAAGGATGCACAAATTTTCCAACAACAAACGCAAATATTTGCAATCGCAATTTTTTTCATTTTACTCTGTTTGATTGCAATCTTCATTTTCTATAAAAGAGAAAAGAACCGGAAAATAAGTGAGCTTAACAAAGAGAAGAACCGAAAAATAAATGAACTTAACCGAGAACGAGAGTTGATTCTTCAAACTAAGATCAGTGAACAGGAAAAAATTTCCAATGAAATACACAACGAAGTAAGCAACACTTTATTTACAGCAAGGGAGCAGGTGGTTATTGCCTTGCAAACGACAAATGAAGTAAATCGAAAAAATATTTTGGATGCTGTCGTGGATCAGATTGAATCAATAAGAAAAAAAACAAGAGCAATTGCCTACAATATTATGCCGGCTTCCTTTTGGACAAAAGGACTAAGCTCGGGATTGTCCGAATACTTCAACCAACTTAACACACTCATAAAAATCAAAGCGCTCTTTAGATGGTATTGCGGGGACATCTCATTTGACCAGAGAGCGGAAAGAGATATTTTCAATATCATAAAAGAACTCATTACAAACTCTTTGAAACATGGTATGGGGCTGGAAGAGATAGCATTGATGGTCAAAGTGGAAGAGAATTGCCTGATCATTATTTTGGAAGATGACGGTTTTGGTTTTAACAGTGAAAAGCTCATATCCTCTAAGACTATTGGCTGGGGATTTGTTCTTTCCACAATCCAGGAAAGTTACAAAGGCGAAATAATTGTTGCGAGCGAGGTCGGTAAAAAAGGTAATTTTTTCAAAATAACATTACCGGTGTCGCACTTGCAAAATAATATACCGTCATATGAAAACAGCTATGAAAGTATATATAGTAGATAACGAAGTTTTTTATGTTGAAAGCCTTTGCGAACTTCTTAAATCAGTAGATTTCATCGATGTCGTAGGGAATGCCTGGGACACGACTGCAGCTTTATTGGAATTAAGTTATGCCGCCCCGGATATTTTGATCTCTGATATAAGGGTTCCTTCAAAAGAGGATGGCTACAAGTTTATGACTGCTGCAAAATCGAAAATTCCCGAACTAAAGATCATAGCAATTACCCATGAGCCGTACTTTTCGCTTCTTTCGGATGGGGAAGCAATTGGCTGGAATGGTTTGATCCACAAAGCTGATATGTCTAAAGAGACGTTGGAGGACGCCTGTCGAACAGTTTGCAGAAATGGTGAATTTAATTCAGAATCTATTCAGGAGTATTTTTTGAAAATCAATGGTAAGCAAGCAAAATTTCCTTTTAGTAAATATGAACGGCAAATAATACCCGATCTTTACAAGGGAGCAAGCAACAGGGAAATCGCGGAAAAATTTCATGTCTCCCCTGAAACGGTGAAAGACAGGGTTTCTAACATTCTAGAGATTTGTAACCTCAAAAGCAGAAAGCAACTTGCAGCTTTTTTGCTTCGCAATAATCTCATTGATCCAAACTTAATCTAATAAGTTTTACATTGATTTACTTAGCTAGCAATCAGCTCAAAGCCCATTAATTAATTTCTCAATATCACACCACAAAAAAAATATCTTCCCCTTTAGCTTCTTCGGCTTCAGCTTCCCACATTTTACCCAATCATAGATCGTGGTGCGGCTTATGTTACCAAAAAGCTGCCGCGTCTCCTGCATATCGTACAACGGCTTCTGTTGAAATGCCGTTGTCTCTTTTGACGCACGTCGCGACAGCTCCGCAGACTTACCTGCAGCAATGATCTGCTCCAGCTCCGCCCTGATCAGTTGCCGCATCTCCTGCCAGAAAACCTCCATTTCCATCGGCACTAAAATCGGTGTATCTGACTTGCCCGCCATGCACAAACATTGTTAGGTATGTTGAATCTTCAGCAAATAAACCAGGCTGCCCAGCACCGGGTTATAAGAAGGTAGGTAATGGATATAACCATACCGGTGCAACTCCTGGATCACCCGGTGATATGTGTTGTTGGAAGAGATCTTCGCGTACTGCATTAAATGTTTACCAAACACAGATAAC
Coding sequences within it:
- a CDS encoding response regulator transcription factor gives rise to the protein MKTAMKVYIVDNEVFYVESLCELLKSVDFIDVVGNAWDTTAALLELSYAAPDILISDIRVPSKEDGYKFMTAAKSKIPELKIIAITHEPYFSLLSDGEAIGWNGLIHKADMSKETLEDACRTVCRNGEFNSESIQEYFLKINGKQAKFPFSKYERQIIPDLYKGASNREIAEKFHVSPETVKDRVSNILEICNLKSRKQLAAFLLRNNLIDPNLI
- a CDS encoding DNA-binding protein, producing MAGKSDTPILVPMEMEVFWQEMRQLIRAELEQIIAAGKSAELSRRASKETTAFQQKPLYDMQETRQLFGNISRTTIYDWVKCGKLKPKKLKGKIFFLWCDIEKLINGL
- a CDS encoding tetratricopeptide repeat-containing sensor histidine kinase; amino-acid sequence: MLIRRIAIVLLLTLQLVVATAQTSSYADSLELTLKRYHSVYDTNYLNTLLNISWVRQSTNIQNADSLARLAYNLCTKANYQVGIARSLNTLGSISRAHNDLDSARKYFKMAYQVNVKIGNKKRAAENLGNLGIIFSKENRVDSALNYFDQCLNVFESIKDTGGILASYSSIAELLIRTNDNIDGEKYSRRQMAIAETIKDTAHYAIGLDNLATIAWRNHDYKAASDYYLEAAGFKEKIDNQYGLMYTYGNIGMTYNDLGRYYDAIRYIRKSLALCSEFQDSIQLAAGYINLGVSYMRLFESSKNKSTSDSAQRYLITSIDILSRQNDMEQLSQAYFTLQELYSKKNMFHEAHNYLLKYTMLRDSFLTNEYNSKVEKEYLTKFETEKIKNEKDKAENENELKDAQIFQQQTQIFAIAIFFILLCLIAIFIFYKREKNRKISELNKEKNRKINELNRERELILQTKISEQEKISNEIHNEVSNTLFTAREQVVIALQTTNEVNRKNILDAVVDQIESIRKKTRAIAYNIMPASFWTKGLSSGLSEYFNQLNTLIKIKALFRWYCGDISFDQRAERDIFNIIKELITNSLKHGMGLEEIALMVKVEENCLIIILEDDGFGFNSEKLISSKTIGWGFVLSTIQESYKGEIIVASEVGKKGNFFKITLPVSHLQNNIPSYENSYESIYSR